From one Vicia villosa cultivar HV-30 ecotype Madison, WI unplaced genomic scaffold, Vvil1.0 ctg.000830F_1_1, whole genome shotgun sequence genomic stretch:
- the LOC131631465 gene encoding uncharacterized protein LOC131631465 — protein sequence MEFNTLVDFKEAIREWSVLNGREISFVKNESYRVRVECKAKCGFLVLCSKVGHKHTYAIKTLVDTHTCARVLNNRSANSRWVAKHVVKKMQSSENVRIRDIMQDVRQKFSVGITVARAWKAKLMAKKIVEGDADMQYAALWRYASELKRVNSGNTVKINVERPSPTIQPRFGSFYFSFDGCNKGFINGCRPFIGVDGCHLKTKYCGQLLIAVGRDPNDQYFPLAFGVVETETKESWRWFIQLLMEDIGHDKRIVFISDQQKGLVAVFDEMFERIEHRFCLRHLYANFKKKFGGGTLIRDLMMGAAKSTYHQAWMQKMNELKNVDFNAWTWLMRKVKAKVTEVVQNDDQAENEEQNNVETEFVQNDDQAAVQNDVEPENVHDEVPNDVQSQTQSCVVDTSQPQPKKKKTIKPHHGLKIRRSERIKLSWFKKPITGPGSSEQPITIEDPAETSSSLGVSTRSLKKWKKQKSS from the exons ATGgaatttaatacacttgttgacTTCAAAGAGGCAATACGTGAGTGGTCAGTTCTCAATGGTAGGGAAATTAgttttgtgaaaaatgaaagttatagaGTAAGGGTAGAGTGTAAGGCTaaatgtggttttttggtcttatgTTCCAAAGTGGGCCACAAGCATACTTATGCTATAAAAACACTTGTAGACAcccacacatgtgctagggttttaAACAACAGATCTGCAAACTCAAGATGGGTGGCTAAGCATGTGGTCAAGAAAATGCAATCAAGTGAAAATGTAAGAATCAGGGACATAATGCAAGATGTAAGGCAAAAATTTTCAGTGGGTATTACTGTTGCTCGGGCATGGAAGGCTAAGTTGATGGCAAAAAAAATAGTGGAGGGAGATGCTGATATGCAATATGCTGCTCTATGGAGGTACGCATCTGAATTAAAAAGAGTTAATAGTGGCAATACTGTGAAAATTAATGTTGAGAGACCAAGCCCAACTATCCAACCTAGATTTGGAAGTTTCTACTTCTCTTTTGATGGCTGCAATAAGGGGTTTATCAATGGATGTAGGCCCTTTATAGGGGTTGATGGATGTCACCTAAAAACCAAGTATTGTGGTCAACTTCTGATTGCAGTTGGAAGGGATCCAAATGATCAATACTTCCCATTGGCTTTTGGAGTGGTAGAAACTGAGACCAAGGAGAGTTGGAGATGGTTTATCCAACTTTTGATGGAGGATATTGGACATGACAAAAGAATTGTTTTTATCTCTGATCAACAAAAG GGACTGGTAGCTGTTTTTGATGAGATGTTTGAGAGGATTGAACATAGGTTTTGCCTCAGACATCTATATGCCAATTTCAAGAAAAAGTTTGGTGGAGGAACCCTAATAAGGGATTTGATGATGGGAGCTGCTAAGTCTACATATCATCAAGCTTGGATGCAGAAGATGAATGAGCTAAAGAATGTTGATTTCAATGCTTGGACTTGGTTGATG AGAAAGGTCAAAGCTAAAGTGACTGAGGTTGTTCAGAATGATGATCAGGCTGAGAATGAGGAGCAAAATAATGTGGAGACTGAGTTTGTTCAGAATGATGATCAAGCTGCAGTCCAAAATGATGTAGAGCCTGAGAATGTTCATGATGAAGTGCCAAATGATGTGCAGAGTCAGACCCAGTCATGTGTTGTAGACACTAGTCAACCACAGCCCAAGAAAAAGAAGACAATCAAACCTCACCATGGTTTAAAGATAAGGAGGAGTGAAAGAATCAAATTAAGTTGGTTCAAGAAACCAATTACTGGTCCAGGTTCATCTGAGCAACCAATCACAATTGAAGACCCTGCAGAGACATCATCAAGCCTTGGAGTGTCAACTAGGTCTTTGAAGAAATGGAAGAAACAAAAGAGCAGTTGa